A window of the Tistrella mobilis genome harbors these coding sequences:
- a CDS encoding ABC transporter ATP-binding protein, producing MTEAQMTEGVLLSIRDLKLALPKGADRPFAVDGVSYDLKAGEILCVVGESGSGKSMAANAVMGLLPPGVKPAGGQILFDGRDLLALDEAGFRELRAARVAMIFQEPMTALNPLMRVGEQIAEVFEGHNRLKPRERRARALELLTEVGIPDPARAIDAYPFQLSGGQRQRVMIAMALALEPRLLIADEPTTALDVTTQAQILELIRDLQRRHGMGVMFITHDFGVVAEIADRVCVMRYGQVVEIGTAAKVLGAPEHEYTRGLIDAIPGMGVPDRKPVEGEVLLKVRGLTKTYHGKGGLTRKARVVKAVDDISFDLARGETLGIVGESGSGKSTLGRCIVRLIDPETGSAEIGGVDLATLNGAALRRERRRVQMVFQDPYGSLNPRTRVGQIIAEGPIAAGVPAAEARKRARELLEVVGLDASAADRFPHEFSGGQRQRIGIARALALDPELIIADEAVSALDVSIQAQVLDLLAELKTRLRLSMLFVTHDLRVAAQICDRIAVMQRGRIVELGPVAEVFGAPKSDYTRDLLAAIPGRGPGTPLKRFAAGAGA from the coding sequence ATGACCGAGGCCCAGATGACCGAGGGTGTCCTCCTTTCGATCCGCGATCTGAAGCTGGCCCTGCCCAAGGGGGCCGACCGGCCCTTCGCCGTCGACGGGGTCAGCTACGACCTGAAAGCCGGCGAGATCCTGTGCGTGGTGGGTGAAAGCGGCTCCGGCAAGTCGATGGCCGCCAATGCGGTGATGGGGCTGCTGCCGCCGGGGGTGAAGCCGGCGGGCGGACAGATCCTGTTCGACGGCCGCGATCTGCTTGCCCTAGACGAGGCCGGTTTCCGCGAACTGCGTGCCGCCCGCGTGGCGATGATCTTCCAGGAGCCGATGACCGCGCTGAACCCGCTGATGCGGGTGGGCGAGCAGATCGCCGAGGTTTTCGAGGGCCATAACCGGCTGAAGCCCAGGGAGCGGCGTGCCCGGGCCCTGGAGCTGCTGACCGAGGTCGGCATCCCGGATCCCGCACGCGCGATCGACGCCTATCCCTTTCAGCTGTCGGGCGGTCAGCGCCAGCGGGTGATGATCGCCATGGCGCTGGCGCTGGAGCCCCGGCTGCTGATTGCCGACGAGCCGACCACCGCGCTCGACGTCACCACCCAGGCCCAGATCCTGGAACTGATCCGCGACCTGCAGCGCCGCCACGGCATGGGGGTGATGTTCATCACCCACGACTTCGGCGTGGTGGCCGAGATCGCCGACCGGGTCTGCGTGATGCGCTATGGCCAGGTGGTGGAGATCGGCACGGCCGCAAAGGTTCTGGGCGCGCCGGAACATGAATATACCCGCGGGCTGATCGATGCGATCCCGGGCATGGGCGTGCCCGATCGCAAGCCGGTCGAGGGCGAGGTCCTGCTCAAGGTGCGGGGGCTGACCAAGACCTATCACGGCAAGGGCGGGCTTACCCGCAAGGCACGGGTGGTCAAGGCGGTGGACGACATCTCCTTCGATCTTGCCCGTGGCGAGACGCTGGGCATCGTCGGCGAAAGCGGATCGGGCAAGTCGACCCTCGGGCGCTGCATCGTGCGGCTGATCGACCCCGAGACCGGCTCGGCCGAGATCGGCGGGGTCGATCTCGCAACCCTGAACGGGGCGGCGCTCCGTCGCGAACGCCGGCGGGTGCAGATGGTGTTCCAGGACCCCTACGGCTCGCTCAATCCCCGCACCCGGGTGGGACAGATCATCGCCGAAGGCCCGATCGCGGCCGGTGTGCCTGCCGCCGAGGCGCGCAAACGCGCGCGGGAGCTGCTGGAAGTGGTGGGGCTGGATGCCTCTGCCGCCGACCGTTTCCCGCATGAATTCTCGGGCGGCCAGCGCCAGCGTATCGGCATCGCCCGGGCGCTCGCGCTCGATCCTGAGCTGATCATCGCCGACGAGGCGGTCTCGGCCCTCGACGTCTCCATCCAGGCCCAGGTGCTCGACCTCTTGGCCGAACTCAAGACCCGTCTCAGGCTATCCATGCTGTTCGTGACCCATGACCTGCGCGTCGCGGCGCAGATCTGCGACCGCATCGCCGTGATGCAACGCGGCCGCATCGTTGAACTCGGTCCGGTGGCCGAGGTGTTCGGCGCGCCGAAGAGCGACTACACCCGCGACCTGCTGGCGGCCATT
- a CDS encoding ABC transporter permease encodes MALARFLFGRLVKAALVLLAVLVLNFFLIHAAPGDPAAVMAGEAGAADEIFIQQLRERFGLDQPLHVQLWIYLSGVVTLDFGYSYRQQMPVLDLIMDRLPATLLLTGTAFVISLIMGVAAGAVAAMRRGKWSDTAITTAALIFYATPLYWVALMAVLLFSVELGWLPGFGMETVGGDATGFGHVLDVAEHLILPAFTLGLFFMAVYTRMTRASMLEVSRLDFVKTARAKGLKPAVIQRRHVLRNAILPIVTLAGLQAGQMVGGAILTETVFAWPGIGRLMFEALLQRDYNLLLGIFFVSAAMVILFNLVTDLIYRVADPRIEVGA; translated from the coding sequence ATGGCGCTTGCACGCTTCCTGTTCGGCCGGCTGGTCAAGGCCGCCCTGGTGCTGCTTGCGGTTCTGGTGCTGAACTTCTTTCTGATCCACGCGGCGCCGGGTGATCCGGCGGCGGTCATGGCCGGCGAGGCCGGTGCCGCCGACGAGATCTTCATCCAGCAGCTGCGCGAGCGCTTCGGCCTCGATCAGCCGCTGCATGTGCAGCTGTGGATCTACCTCTCGGGCGTGGTCACGCTCGACTTCGGCTATTCCTATCGTCAGCAGATGCCGGTCCTGGATCTGATCATGGACCGCCTGCCGGCGACATTGCTGCTGACCGGCACCGCCTTCGTGATCTCGCTGATCATGGGCGTCGCGGCCGGAGCAGTTGCGGCCATGCGCCGCGGCAAGTGGTCGGACACGGCCATCACGACGGCCGCCCTGATCTTTTATGCGACACCGCTTTACTGGGTGGCGCTGATGGCCGTGCTGCTCTTTTCGGTGGAACTCGGCTGGCTGCCGGGCTTCGGCATGGAAACGGTCGGCGGCGATGCCACCGGCTTCGGCCATGTGCTCGATGTCGCCGAACACCTGATCCTGCCGGCCTTCACCCTGGGCCTGTTCTTCATGGCGGTCTACACCCGCATGACCCGTGCGTCGATGCTGGAGGTCTCGCGGCTGGATTTCGTGAAAACCGCACGTGCCAAGGGGCTGAAGCCCGCCGTCATCCAGCGCCGCCACGTGCTGCGCAACGCCATTCTGCCGATCGTCACCCTGGCCGGCCTCCAGGCCGGGCAGATGGTCGGCGGTGCCATCCTCACCGAGACCGTTTTCGCCTGGCCGGGCATCGGCCGGCTGATGTTCGAGGCCCTGCTGCAGCGTGACTACAACCTGCTGCTCGGCATCTTCTTCGTCTCGGCGGCGATGGTGATCCTGTTCAACCTGGTGACCGACCTGATCTACCGGGTCGCCGATCCCAGGATCGAGGTGGGGGCATGA
- a CDS encoding ABC transporter permease produces MKKFLVRFAQNRGAVVGMIILLAVIVLAIIAPLIYPVSPWKMVQRPFLPPLDVAGLPFGTDTLGRNVAAGLAHGARVSLLIGLVSTVVALAIGVPLGAVAGYYGGIVDDALMRFTEFFQTVPSFALAIVLVAIFQPSITSIVIAIAVVSWPPVARLVRGEVLSLRTREYVEAAMLAGQSNTTIILKQILPNTLSPIIVLASLMVATAILLESSLSFLGLGDPNVMSWGYMIGAARTVIRQAWWLSFFPGVAILLTVLALNLVGEGLNDALNPRLARQDG; encoded by the coding sequence ATGAAGAAGTTCCTCGTGCGCTTCGCGCAGAACCGCGGTGCGGTCGTCGGCATGATCATCCTGCTGGCGGTGATTGTGCTTGCGATCATCGCGCCGCTGATCTACCCGGTCTCGCCCTGGAAGATGGTGCAGCGGCCCTTCCTGCCGCCACTCGACGTGGCGGGCCTGCCCTTCGGAACCGACACGCTGGGCCGCAATGTCGCAGCCGGCCTGGCCCATGGGGCGCGGGTCTCGCTGCTGATCGGCCTGGTCTCCACCGTGGTGGCGCTGGCCATCGGCGTGCCGCTCGGGGCCGTGGCCGGCTATTACGGCGGCATCGTCGACGACGCGCTGATGCGCTTCACCGAGTTCTTCCAGACGGTGCCGAGCTTCGCGCTCGCCATCGTGCTGGTCGCGATCTTCCAGCCCAGCATCACCTCGATCGTGATCGCGATTGCGGTGGTCAGCTGGCCGCCCGTGGCACGGCTGGTGCGCGGCGAGGTGCTGTCGCTGCGCACCCGCGAATATGTCGAGGCGGCGATGCTCGCCGGCCAGTCGAACACCACGATCATCCTGAAGCAGATCCTGCCCAACACGCTGTCGCCGATCATCGTGCTGGCCTCGCTGATGGTGGCGACCGCGATCCTGCTCGAAAGCTCGCTCTCCTTTCTGGGGCTGGGTGATCCCAATGTGATGAGCTGGGGCTACATGATCGGCGCCGCCCGGACCGTGATCCGCCAGGCCTGGTGGCTGAGCTTCTTCCCCGGCGTCGCCATTCTGCTGACGGTGCTGGCGCTCAACCTGGTCGGCGAAGGCCTGAACGATGCGCTCAACCCGCGCCTTGCGCGGCAGGACGGGTGA
- a CDS encoding ABC transporter substrate-binding protein, with product MIRGILLGGVAALSWIFAATAAPVEGGRANVVIQPEPPGLMLGMIQNGPTQMVAGNIYEGLLRYDKSLKPMPQLAESWTVSGDGTIYTFKLRQGVTWHDGKPFTSADVVFSVDKFLRETHARLRASLAYVDNISAPDDHTVVFKLKEPFGPFLGIFEVGTMPMVPKHIYEGTDYKTNPANNTPIGTGPFKFKEWVKGSHILLVKNENYYEKGKPHLDEIYWHVIPDAASRAVAFENGTVDILPGGSVENFDVPRLTAMDNVCVTDEGWEFFSPLSWLWLNNREGPTKDVRFRKAIMYAMDREFAKDVLWNGLGDVATGPFSSKIRFYSDDVTPYPHDPEKAKALLKEMGYDGTPVRLLPLPYGETWQRWAEAVKQNLEEVGIKVELVATDVAGWNQKVADWDYDLAFTYLYQYGDPALGVSRTYVSTNIAKGSPWNNVEGYVSPEIDKLFHEGASAFSDKKREAVYKVVQKKLVEDVPVAWLLELGFPTITRCNVKNLITTGIGVNDGFKDAWIE from the coding sequence ATGATCAGGGGAATTCTGCTCGGCGGCGTGGCAGCGCTGTCGTGGATCTTCGCGGCCACCGCAGCACCCGTCGAGGGAGGACGGGCCAATGTGGTGATCCAGCCCGAACCGCCGGGACTGATGCTGGGCATGATCCAGAACGGCCCGACGCAGATGGTGGCCGGCAACATCTATGAAGGCCTGCTGCGCTACGACAAATCGCTGAAGCCGATGCCGCAGCTCGCCGAGAGCTGGACCGTGTCCGGCGACGGCACGATCTACACCTTCAAGCTTCGCCAGGGTGTCACCTGGCATGACGGCAAGCCGTTCACCTCGGCCGATGTCGTCTTCTCGGTCGACAAGTTCCTGCGCGAGACCCATGCGCGCCTGCGCGCCTCGCTCGCCTATGTCGACAACATCTCGGCGCCGGACGACCACACCGTCGTCTTCAAGCTGAAGGAGCCCTTCGGCCCCTTCCTCGGCATCTTCGAGGTCGGCACCATGCCGATGGTGCCGAAGCACATCTATGAAGGCACCGACTACAAGACCAACCCTGCGAACAACACGCCGATCGGCACCGGCCCCTTCAAGTTCAAGGAATGGGTCAAGGGTTCGCATATCCTGCTGGTCAAGAACGAGAACTATTACGAGAAGGGCAAGCCCCATCTCGACGAGATCTACTGGCATGTGATCCCCGACGCGGCCTCGCGCGCCGTCGCCTTCGAAAACGGCACGGTCGACATCCTGCCGGGCGGCTCGGTCGAGAATTTCGACGTGCCGCGGCTGACCGCGATGGACAATGTCTGCGTCACCGACGAGGGCTGGGAGTTCTTCTCGCCCCTGTCCTGGCTGTGGCTGAACAATCGCGAAGGCCCCACCAAGGACGTGCGCTTCCGCAAGGCGATCATGTACGCGATGGATCGCGAATTCGCCAAGGACGTGCTCTGGAACGGTCTGGGTGACGTGGCCACGGGTCCGTTCTCGTCCAAGATCCGCTTCTACTCCGACGACGTCACGCCCTATCCGCACGACCCCGAGAAGGCCAAGGCGCTGCTGAAGGAGATGGGCTATGACGGCACGCCCGTCCGCCTGCTGCCGCTGCCCTATGGCGAGACCTGGCAGCGCTGGGCGGAAGCGGTGAAGCAGAATCTGGAAGAGGTGGGCATCAAGGTCGAACTGGTCGCGACCGACGTCGCCGGCTGGAACCAGAAGGTCGCCGACTGGGATTACGACCTCGCCTTCACCTATCTCTACCAGTATGGCGACCCGGCGCTCGGCGTGTCGCGGACCTATGTCTCGACCAACATCGCCAAGGGCTCGCCCTGGAACAATGTCGAGGGCTATGTCTCGCCCGAGATCGACAAGCTGTTCCACGAGGGGGCCAGCGCCTTCTCCGACAAGAAGCGCGAGGCGGTCTACAAGGTCGTCCAGAAGAAGCTGGTCGAAGACGTGCCGGTGGCCTGGCTGCTGGAACTCGGCTTCCCGACCATCACCCGCTGCAACGTGAAGAACCTGATCACCACGGGCATCGGCGTGAACGACGGCTTCAAGGACGCCTGGATCGAGTGA